A single genomic interval of Spirosoma linguale DSM 74 harbors:
- a CDS encoding protein of unknown function DUF37 (PFAM: protein of unknown function DUF37~KEGG: tbd:Tbd_2535 hypothetical protein) codes for MRLAIALLVVTLGVTTGLRAQVPVSDRQLLADRDFQNSAAFAQYRGVGNSDRVVQYRRQNWLAQYNPVSLALKTAMLGYQRLMSQQLARSCPYQITCSNFSKQAIEQYGIMKGVFLSADRIMRCNRIGLLDVPPMDISPADGTILDPLSRYR; via the coding sequence ATGAGGCTGGCTATAGCACTGCTGGTCGTTACTCTGGGAGTGACAACCGGCCTTCGGGCGCAGGTGCCCGTATCGGATCGGCAACTGCTGGCCGACCGTGACTTTCAGAATAGTGCCGCCTTTGCCCAGTATCGTGGGGTTGGTAATTCAGACCGGGTGGTGCAGTACCGGAGGCAAAACTGGCTGGCGCAGTATAATCCGGTTTCGCTGGCCTTAAAAACAGCCATGCTGGGCTATCAGCGGCTGATGTCTCAGCAACTGGCCCGAAGCTGCCCTTACCAGATCACCTGCTCCAACTTCAGCAAACAGGCTATCGAACAATATGGCATCATGAAAGGGGTATTCCTGAGCGCCGACCGTATCATGCGTTGCAATCGCATCGGTTTGCTGGATGTACCGCCTATGGATATAAGCCCCGCTGATGGTACCATTCTTGACCCTCTGAGCCGTTACCGATGA
- a CDS encoding protein of unknown function DUF450 (PFAM: protein of unknown function DUF450~KEGG: pmy:Pmen_3692 hypothetical protein) has product MDFKDQIKQLADRVSRLKDSILTEEATKNALIMPFLNTLGYDVFNPFEVVPEFISDIGTKKGEKVDYAIMRETNGTLEPSILMECKHWKQALTLHDNQLLRYFHVTKARFGILTNGIIYRFYTDLVAPNKMDEHPFLEIDMLDLKESQIEELKKFSKPYFDVDQILSTASELKYTSALKVIMAHEFANPSEYFVKYFAKSVYEGTLTAKMVDYFTGIVKKSIAQTISEQITGRLKTALVQEEQAIPTMVEQPAAVEEKSGPIVITTAEELEGFYIVRSILRPYLEYHRIVHRDAQSYFAILLDDNNRKPICRLHFNGLKKYIGIIDADKKETRLELQGLDDIYNYSEALQQTVLAYTKAAVKVE; this is encoded by the coding sequence ATGGACTTTAAAGACCAAATTAAACAATTGGCTGACCGAGTTTCTCGCTTAAAAGATTCTATTTTAACTGAAGAGGCTACCAAGAACGCATTAATCATGCCTTTTCTGAATACCCTAGGTTATGATGTTTTTAACCCTTTTGAAGTAGTGCCAGAGTTTATTTCAGATATTGGCACTAAGAAGGGTGAAAAAGTAGATTACGCTATTATGCGTGAAACAAACGGAACACTTGAGCCTAGTATACTGATGGAGTGTAAGCATTGGAAACAAGCTTTAACGCTGCATGATAATCAACTACTTCGCTACTTTCACGTTACAAAAGCCCGTTTTGGCATCCTTACAAACGGTATCATTTATCGTTTCTATACAGACCTGGTAGCTCCCAATAAGATGGATGAACACCCTTTCCTTGAAATTGACATGCTTGATTTAAAGGAAAGTCAGATTGAGGAGTTAAAGAAGTTCAGTAAACCTTATTTCGATGTTGATCAAATCTTAAGTACGGCCAGTGAACTTAAGTACACAAGCGCCCTTAAAGTCATAATGGCCCATGAATTTGCCAACCCCTCCGAATACTTTGTCAAGTACTTTGCGAAAAGCGTTTATGAAGGTACGTTAACGGCTAAGATGGTTGACTACTTTACGGGTATAGTAAAGAAATCAATTGCGCAGACAATTTCTGAGCAAATTACAGGAAGGCTAAAAACCGCACTAGTCCAAGAAGAACAGGCAATCCCTACAATGGTCGAACAGCCAGCAGCAGTTGAGGAGAAGTCGGGTCCTATTGTTATTACAACTGCTGAGGAGTTAGAAGGATTTTATATTGTTAGATCAATTTTGCGCCCTTACCTAGAATACCATCGCATTGTTCATCGGGACGCTCAATCTTACTTTGCTATCCTTCTTGATGATAACAACCGTAAGCCTATTTGTAGATTACATTTTAACGGACTAAAGAAGTACATAGGTATTATTGATGCAGACAAAAAAGAAACCCGGCTTGAGTTGCAAGGCTTAGACGACATCTATAATTACAGCGAAGCACTTCAACAAACAGTACTTGCTTATACAAAAGCAGCTGTAAAGGTTGAATAA
- a CDS encoding transcriptional regulator, XRE family (PFAM: helix-turn-helix domain protein~SMART: helix-turn-helix domain protein~KEGG: eum:ECUMN_0588 regulatory protein CI from bacteriophage origin) has translation MTDIKQITSTQIRDARKAKGLTQKELAEKLGVSESTVNQYESGKQNLTIDTLVKIANALGMKFSTLLS, from the coding sequence ATGACTGATATAAAGCAAATAACTAGCACTCAAATACGCGATGCTCGGAAAGCAAAAGGGTTGACCCAAAAGGAATTGGCGGAAAAGTTAGGGGTCTCAGAATCCACCGTGAATCAATATGAATCTGGCAAACAGAATCTTACCATTGATACCTTAGTTAAAATCGCTAATGCGTTAGGTATGAAGTTTTCTACATTATTGAGCTAA
- a CDS encoding Integrase catalytic region (PFAM: Integrase catalytic region~KEGG: maq:Maqu_3180 integrase catalytic subunit) — translation MANQRLPMHLLRQILLLQQQHKSIRDIARSLGLARNTVRGYLRMLPDPATLSLPQLSDQQLDELVQSRPPAPSPDAPLTILQQRFAQIDRELTRPGVTRYSLWLDYKAEHPNGYQYTQFCHYYQLWSQRQQTSMHIEHKAGDKLFVDFAGKRLSLVDQTTGEVRPVEFFVAVLGCSQLTYAQVVATQRKEDFITALQNALHYFGGVPAAIVPDNLKAAVIRSDRYEPQINETLADFALHYQTTILPARSGKPRDKALVEGAVNILYRRIYAPLRNEVFHRLDDLNAAIRPLLDAHNQMRFQNRGHSRQSQFEERERMHLMGLPNTAYLIKHYAGSRVQKNGHVLLSEDKHYYSVPYRYIGQWVRLIYTASSVEVYCQHQRIATHQRLQGQYHYSTLKEHLPPAHQWISDWSPETFVRRADRIGPQTRQAVEAILTSRAHPEQAYKSCQGVLSLEKKVGRERLERACQRALCYQSVSYKVIRSIIERGLDTLSDASPVSSVPSHENIRGASAYQ, via the coding sequence ATGGCCAACCAGCGTCTTCCTATGCACCTACTCCGTCAGATTCTGCTTCTCCAGCAGCAACATAAGTCTATCCGGGATATTGCCCGTTCGCTAGGCCTGGCTCGCAATACCGTCCGGGGCTACCTGCGCATGCTTCCCGATCCGGCAACGCTTTCCCTCCCGCAACTCTCCGACCAACAGTTGGATGAGCTGGTACAAAGTCGTCCGCCTGCGCCCTCACCCGACGCCCCCCTAACTATTCTTCAACAACGATTCGCTCAGATTGACCGCGAACTGACCCGACCCGGCGTTACCCGGTATAGTCTTTGGCTGGATTACAAAGCCGAACATCCCAACGGCTATCAGTATACGCAGTTCTGCCACTATTATCAGCTTTGGAGCCAGCGGCAGCAGACCAGCATGCACATTGAGCACAAAGCGGGCGACAAACTCTTCGTCGACTTTGCGGGCAAGCGGCTCTCGCTGGTCGACCAGACAACAGGGGAGGTTAGGCCGGTCGAGTTCTTCGTGGCCGTGCTGGGTTGCAGTCAGCTCACTTACGCCCAGGTAGTGGCTACTCAGCGCAAGGAGGACTTCATCACCGCCCTGCAAAACGCCCTGCATTACTTCGGGGGCGTACCAGCGGCCATCGTGCCCGATAACCTCAAAGCGGCTGTGATTCGCTCGGATCGCTATGAACCCCAGATCAATGAGACGCTGGCTGACTTTGCGCTCCATTATCAAACGACGATCCTGCCGGCCCGGAGCGGTAAGCCCCGCGACAAAGCTCTGGTCGAAGGAGCCGTCAACATCCTCTATCGACGCATCTACGCTCCCCTGCGCAATGAGGTCTTTCATCGACTTGACGATCTCAATGCGGCTATCCGCCCCTTACTCGACGCCCACAACCAAATGCGCTTTCAGAACCGGGGCCATAGTCGGCAGTCGCAGTTCGAGGAGCGGGAGCGAATGCACTTGATGGGGTTGCCCAACACGGCTTATCTCATCAAACACTATGCGGGGAGCCGGGTTCAGAAAAACGGCCATGTACTGCTGTCAGAAGACAAGCATTATTACAGCGTACCCTATCGCTACATCGGCCAGTGGGTACGGCTGATCTACACGGCGTCAAGCGTTGAAGTCTACTGCCAGCACCAGCGTATTGCGACTCACCAGCGATTACAGGGACAGTACCATTACTCGACACTCAAAGAGCATTTGCCCCCAGCCCATCAGTGGATCAGTGACTGGAGCCCGGAGACGTTCGTCCGTCGGGCCGACCGCATTGGCCCCCAAACCCGGCAGGCCGTCGAAGCCATCCTAACGAGCCGGGCGCATCCCGAACAGGCTTATAAGTCGTGCCAGGGTGTACTAAGTCTGGAAAAGAAAGTGGGTAGAGAACGTCTGGAGCGGGCCTGCCAACGGGCGTTGTGCTACCAGAGCGTGAGCTACAAAGTCATCCGATCCATCATCGAACGCGGGCTGGATACGCTCTCCGATGCCAGTCCTGTCAGCTCAGTACCCAGCCATGAAAACATCCGGGGCGCATCAGCCTACCAGTAA
- a CDS encoding hypothetical protein (KEGG: dal:Dalk_0145 hypothetical protein), producing MKQLFTLLLLLPLLTYGQTNFIGSPNSTSLGAYNILIGLRVGQAMATNGWYNTFVGFQTGLSNTEGSGNSIIGSQAGQSNTTGRYNVFLGSAAGINNTTAHGNTFIGSSSGFANQTGTRNTYLGYYSGYDNQFASDNVFLGNEAGQNAIGDYNVFVGSSSGKSSKTGKNNVFVGFETGKVNDYGENNVFTGFQAGMSNTIGVRNVFDGYQAGFANINGFGNVFTGCTAGYSNTSGSGNVFTGQNAGFSNTSGDGNVFNGLNAGYANTVGKSNVFIGTGTGSNSSSSNDNVFIGYGAGIGRNAGNYNVFTGSGTGSVNTGTLNLFDGYIAGQANSAGSYNVFSGAIAGKNNTTGSKNIFIGYQAGYRNTTGSTNIIIGPTSGTAITDGTDNVLIGYNSQAVDNLQNAMAIGANSLVSVSNALILGNNANVGIGTSAPTSRLEVVSESPNISGLRLTNLTTFSPTNHYTDQFLTVNEQGIVIKARYQLRISNPNEWSDKVFTTDYQLRPLSVVSKFINQNGHLPGIPSAEQVAEEGIDLVKMNAMLLEKVEELTLYSIQQEKATQEQKQINKELKSQIEELRTLILK from the coding sequence ATGAAACAACTATTTACTTTACTTCTTTTATTACCTCTTCTAACATACGGCCAAACCAATTTTATTGGATCTCCCAACTCCACATCTTTAGGAGCTTACAATATCTTAATTGGGCTTAGGGTTGGGCAGGCTATGGCGACCAATGGTTGGTACAACACGTTTGTCGGCTTTCAAACTGGTCTAAGTAATACAGAAGGATCAGGGAACTCAATCATTGGTAGTCAAGCTGGACAGTCCAATACCACTGGCCGTTATAATGTATTTCTGGGGTCCGCTGCGGGAATTAATAATACAACTGCTCACGGAAATACATTTATCGGCTCTTCATCAGGCTTTGCCAATCAAACAGGCACTCGGAATACTTACTTAGGTTATTACTCTGGATATGACAATCAATTTGCTTCAGATAATGTCTTCCTAGGCAACGAAGCGGGCCAAAATGCTATAGGTGATTATAACGTATTTGTAGGTTCGTCATCGGGGAAATCAAGCAAAACTGGAAAAAATAATGTGTTTGTTGGTTTCGAAACGGGCAAGGTAAATGACTACGGCGAAAACAACGTGTTTACGGGTTTCCAAGCAGGAATGTCAAATACAATAGGAGTCCGAAATGTATTTGATGGCTACCAGGCCGGTTTTGCAAATATTAATGGATTTGGGAATGTTTTTACAGGATGTACGGCAGGCTACTCAAATACGTCTGGTTCTGGAAATGTATTCACTGGCCAAAATGCAGGTTTTTCAAATACATCCGGAGATGGGAACGTATTCAATGGCCTAAACGCAGGGTATGCGAATACCGTAGGTAAGTCTAATGTGTTTATTGGAACAGGTACTGGATCAAATAGTTCTTCAAGTAACGACAATGTGTTTATTGGTTATGGAGCAGGAATTGGAAGAAATGCTGGCAATTACAATGTCTTCACAGGAAGTGGAACTGGTTCAGTGAATACGGGAACATTAAATTTATTTGATGGGTACATCGCAGGTCAGGCCAATTCCGCAGGGTCTTACAACGTTTTTTCTGGAGCAATAGCGGGGAAAAACAATACCACTGGCAGCAAAAATATTTTTATCGGCTATCAAGCTGGATACAGGAATACAACAGGCTCAACTAACATTATCATTGGCCCAACTTCGGGCACAGCTATAACTGATGGCACTGATAACGTTCTAATAGGCTACAATAGCCAAGCTGTGGATAACCTTCAGAACGCTATGGCCATTGGCGCCAATTCCCTCGTATCCGTCAGCAATGCGCTGATTTTAGGCAACAACGCCAATGTAGGTATTGGCACCTCAGCGCCTACAAGTAGATTGGAAGTCGTCAGTGAGTCACCAAATATAAGCGGCTTGCGTTTAACAAATCTTACAACTTTCAGCCCAACCAATCACTACACAGATCAATTTCTAACCGTCAACGAACAGGGGATTGTAATAAAAGCTCGGTATCAATTACGAATAAGTAACCCTAATGAGTGGAGCGATAAAGTGTTCACAACTGACTATCAACTACGGCCCTTATCTGTTGTCTCAAAGTTTATTAATCAGAATGGCCATTTGCCAGGTATACCTTCGGCAGAGCAAGTAGCTGAAGAGGGTATTGATTTGGTCAAGATGAATGCGATGTTGTTAGAGAAAGTAGAGGAGCTAACGCTTTATAGCATTCAGCAAGAGAAAGCTACACAAGAGCAGAAGCAGATTAATAAAGAGTTAAAATCCCAGATTGAGGAATTGAGGACACTTATTTTGAAATGA
- a CDS encoding IstB domain protein ATP-binding protein (PFAM: IstB domain protein ATP-binding protein~KEGG: tau:Tola_2684 IstB domain protein ATP-binding protein): MNNQATLDRLRDLKLVGMYQAFETLLRLPLHQQPPADELLAQLTEAEHEYRQHRRTQMAIRAARFRYQASLEELHYGPGRNLDKTLVLRLADCRFIDRAENIFLTGSTGCGKSYVASALGYQACQLGYRVGYHNLIRLIQRLQLAKADGSYQREMSRLERQHLLILDDWGLQPLDQNGRLALLQIMEDRHGKAATIITSQLPVSKWHEYIDDPTLADAILDRLTHKAHRMELKGESMRRKQSLAAEK; encoded by the coding sequence ATGAATAACCAAGCGACACTTGACCGACTACGGGACCTTAAACTGGTGGGCATGTATCAGGCCTTCGAGACCCTGCTTCGCCTACCCCTTCACCAGCAACCGCCTGCCGACGAACTGCTGGCCCAGCTTACTGAAGCTGAACATGAGTACCGTCAACACCGACGCACCCAGATGGCCATCCGGGCGGCCCGCTTTCGCTATCAGGCCTCGCTGGAAGAGTTGCACTACGGCCCTGGCCGCAACCTGGATAAGACGCTGGTGCTTCGTTTGGCCGACTGCCGCTTCATCGATCGAGCCGAGAATATCTTCCTGACGGGATCAACTGGCTGCGGCAAAAGTTACGTGGCTTCGGCCCTGGGCTATCAGGCCTGTCAGCTGGGGTATCGGGTGGGTTATCACAATCTGATCCGGCTCATACAGCGACTGCAACTGGCTAAAGCCGACGGCTCCTACCAGCGGGAGATGAGTCGTCTGGAGCGGCAACACCTGCTCATTCTGGATGACTGGGGCTTACAACCCCTTGATCAGAATGGCCGATTGGCCCTGTTACAGATCATGGAGGACCGGCATGGCAAGGCCGCTACGATCATCACCTCGCAACTGCCGGTGAGTAAATGGCACGAATACATCGACGATCCTACCTTGGCCGATGCCATCCTGGACCGGCTAACTCACAAGGCTCATCGGATGGAGTTGAAGGGTGAATCGATGCGACGCAAGCAAAGTCTTGCGGCTGAGAAATAA
- a CDS encoding hypothetical protein (KEGG: sea:SeAg_B4815 restriction endonuclease), producing the protein MNVDDFNPLIGSAIHVDPKRRYWLVRTEGGDLYDHFRHDSLIAIGFNQISLESIDESIKRGGDKPVNFLAEIIRAKMPDYRLPRYAAGQLLRFVKEIKRNDIVLIPSFGSQKITIGEVLETPITIDNDAYNVIQPKDGPMVSNYTKRRKIKWLKEVSRNRLDPVLYKLLYSHHIVSEATPYANPIDNLLNDFYVKGKETHIVLEVTTKHDIAARTLFDMGSSLLDLVDQFCKDNELGIDTSDVDIKLSLRSPGKIELTTKKAGIAALLGIIIVGIVGGGFNMYSGQSDPGVSEQTDPPRLWVGTAQS; encoded by the coding sequence ATGAATGTTGACGATTTCAATCCTTTAATTGGATCTGCAATACATGTAGATCCCAAACGCCGATACTGGCTTGTTCGCACTGAAGGAGGTGATTTGTATGATCACTTTCGTCACGATAGCCTTATAGCCATCGGGTTTAATCAAATCAGCCTTGAAAGCATAGATGAGTCTATCAAACGAGGGGGGGATAAGCCTGTTAACTTTTTGGCCGAAATTATTAGAGCAAAAATGCCGGATTATAGACTGCCACGTTATGCTGCTGGTCAATTGTTAAGATTTGTAAAGGAAATTAAGCGTAATGATATTGTGCTTATACCTTCGTTTGGTTCCCAAAAAATTACCATCGGCGAGGTTTTGGAAACACCAATTACAATCGACAATGATGCATATAACGTCATCCAGCCTAAAGACGGGCCAATGGTGAGCAATTATACAAAGCGTCGAAAAATTAAGTGGCTTAAGGAAGTTAGTCGAAATCGACTTGACCCTGTTCTTTATAAATTACTATATTCTCACCATATCGTATCTGAAGCCACACCTTACGCAAATCCCATAGATAACCTTCTTAATGATTTCTATGTAAAGGGTAAGGAAACACACATTGTCTTGGAAGTTACTACAAAACATGATATTGCGGCTAGGACTTTGTTTGATATGGGTTCATCATTACTTGATTTGGTCGATCAGTTTTGTAAAGACAACGAACTAGGGATTGATACCTCTGATGTAGATATAAAACTTTCTTTACGTTCTCCTGGTAAGATCGAACTAACAACGAAGAAAGCTGGAATTGCAGCTTTATTGGGTATCATAATCGTAGGAATAGTTGGTGGTGGCTTTAATATGTATTCCGGACAAAGTGACCCAGGCGTTTCGGAGCAAACTGACCCACCCCGCCTGTGGGTAGGAACCGCTCAAAGTTAG
- a CDS encoding hypothetical protein (KEGG: bxe:Bxe_A4130 hypothetical protein) codes for MRILRYWLPVLVCFLSTPAFCQTGSFGREWQFARYLSEKEANDEAAFVLQAFDKQSLTASQRDSLAYLTGWLAYSTKSLDEASSHLLSVSPASSFYTKSRYFGAYCLAFQHQLDSSRTIMQELPATDSTLIELKAFEQAGVALLQRRYSRYDTLRQRFSYSSYALSAEETRLDAYRKGLAAQKRRSPALAGLFSAVLPGSGKVYAGKSKQGIAAFLPLLTLGLLTWEGYRKDGPTSLRFLGFGSLFTVFYIGNIWGSTLAVKVRRDEFNRGYDNKILFDMHIPLRNLLNR; via the coding sequence ATGAGGATACTTCGTTACTGGCTACCGGTGCTGGTCTGCTTTCTGTCAACACCCGCTTTCTGCCAGACCGGTAGTTTTGGTCGTGAATGGCAATTTGCCCGTTATTTATCCGAAAAGGAAGCGAACGACGAGGCCGCTTTCGTGCTTCAGGCATTCGATAAACAATCGCTTACAGCTTCACAACGGGACTCACTGGCCTACCTAACGGGCTGGCTGGCTTACAGTACAAAATCGCTGGATGAAGCCAGTAGCCACTTGTTGTCGGTATCGCCAGCGTCATCCTTCTATACTAAATCCCGTTACTTTGGTGCCTATTGCCTGGCGTTTCAACACCAGCTCGACTCGTCGCGTACGATCATGCAGGAATTGCCAGCTACCGATTCTACACTGATCGAGTTGAAGGCTTTTGAGCAGGCGGGCGTAGCCCTTCTGCAACGCCGGTATAGCCGCTATGACACCCTCCGCCAACGGTTCAGTTATTCGTCCTATGCGTTAAGTGCCGAAGAGACCCGGCTGGATGCTTACCGCAAGGGGCTAGCGGCCCAGAAACGGCGCTCACCTGCACTGGCGGGCCTGTTTAGTGCTGTTTTGCCGGGTTCGGGGAAAGTGTATGCCGGAAAGTCGAAACAGGGTATAGCCGCTTTTCTACCGTTGCTGACGCTGGGTTTGCTGACTTGGGAAGGCTATCGGAAAGATGGCCCCACGAGTTTGCGTTTTCTGGGGTTTGGCTCACTCTTCACCGTGTTTTACATAGGCAATATCTGGGGAAGTACGCTGGCCGTAAAAGTCCGGCGCGATGAATTTAACCGGGGTTATGACAACAAGATTTTGTTTGATATGCACATTCCTTTGCGGAATCTGCTTAATCGCTAG